The following proteins come from a genomic window of Nocardioides albertanoniae:
- a CDS encoding NAD(P)-binding domain-containing protein, whose translation MTKRVPPRTTVVVVGAGHSGLAVSQRLGAEGIDHVMLERGEVAHSWRTQRWDSLRLLTPGWMNRLPGLPEPVLGPADDDEFLTAAQVASLVTGYADTISAPVHENVGVERVSPTDDGYLVETSTGPWSAENVVLATGSVRGVTPALAADLPPGLPSVHAIDYRRPSQLPPGGVLVVGAAASGVQIAAELQASGRQVTLAVGEHVRAPRRYRGRDIFAWIDAAGVLDERWDEVEDVVRARRLSSFQLVGGTETLDLNTLQEAGVRVVGKLAGLREGTALFSGSLTNMAALADLKLNRLLNTIDETVGGTGERPEPTRVPAPVLSASLTSGEIRSVVWATGIKPDHSFLDADVFDHKGAIRHDGGVTGPAGLYVTGLPVLRRRRSTYIDGARADSADLVSHLTRRLADPTRRTAG comes from the coding sequence GTGACGAAGCGTGTCCCGCCCCGCACGACCGTCGTGGTGGTCGGGGCGGGGCACAGCGGCCTGGCGGTGAGCCAACGACTCGGCGCCGAGGGCATCGACCACGTCATGCTCGAGCGCGGGGAGGTGGCTCACTCGTGGCGTACGCAGCGCTGGGACTCGCTCCGCCTGCTCACCCCCGGCTGGATGAATCGGCTCCCCGGGCTCCCCGAACCCGTGCTCGGCCCGGCTGACGACGACGAGTTCCTCACCGCCGCCCAGGTGGCCTCGCTGGTCACCGGCTATGCCGACACGATCTCGGCTCCGGTGCACGAGAACGTCGGCGTCGAGCGGGTCTCCCCCACCGACGACGGCTATCTGGTCGAGACGTCGACCGGCCCCTGGTCGGCCGAGAACGTCGTCCTCGCCACCGGCTCCGTACGCGGCGTGACACCCGCCCTCGCAGCCGACCTGCCGCCCGGACTGCCCTCGGTGCATGCCATCGACTACCGGCGCCCCTCCCAGCTGCCGCCCGGCGGCGTGCTGGTGGTCGGGGCGGCGGCCAGCGGCGTACAGATCGCGGCGGAGCTGCAGGCGTCGGGCCGCCAGGTCACGCTCGCCGTCGGCGAGCACGTGCGGGCGCCGCGCCGCTACCGCGGACGTGACATCTTCGCCTGGATCGACGCCGCCGGAGTGCTCGACGAGCGCTGGGACGAGGTCGAGGACGTCGTGCGCGCCCGTCGCCTCTCCTCCTTCCAGCTCGTCGGCGGCACCGAGACCCTCGACCTCAACACCCTGCAGGAGGCCGGGGTGCGCGTGGTCGGCAAGCTGGCCGGGCTGCGCGAGGGCACCGCGCTCTTCTCGGGCTCGCTGACCAACATGGCCGCGCTCGCCGACCTCAAGCTCAACCGGCTGCTCAACACCATCGACGAGACCGTCGGCGGCACCGGCGAGCGGCCGGAGCCGACCCGGGTGCCGGCGCCGGTGCTCTCCGCGTCACTGACCTCCGGCGAGATCAGGTCGGTCGTCTGGGCGACGGGCATCAAGCCCGACCACTCGTTCCTCGATGCCGACGTCTTCGACCACAAGGGCGCGATCCGCCACGACGGCGGCGTCACCGGACCGGCCGGCCTCTACGTCACCGGCCTCCCGGTGCTGCGTCGCCGACGCTCGACCTACATCGACGGCGCCCGCGCCGACTCCGCCGACCTGGTCTCCCACCTGACCCGACGCCTGGCCGACCCCACCCGCCGCACCGCCGGCTGA
- a CDS encoding TetR/AcrR family transcriptional regulator, with the protein MSDVPDQQDLSDPSLRLLWRHRSAAKEEPTARRGPKQKVSLDEVVDAAIALADDQGLAAVTMRATAQQVGLGAMTLYSYVPNRDALLVLMVDQVVGRTELPKLPESPRERLALVAELQVAELRAHPWLLDVHDVRPWLGPNMSDRYEWHLHAVDGLGLSDLEMDQTVAVLVGFAASIARSEHVKRLAERATGMTESQWWEANYETLNEVMAGSDYPLAGRVGAAAGEAYQAASDPASELDYGLARIIDGVLAHARP; encoded by the coding sequence ATGAGCGACGTGCCAGACCAGCAAGACCTCTCGGACCCGTCTCTGCGCCTGCTGTGGCGCCATCGATCCGCGGCGAAGGAAGAGCCCACGGCGAGGCGGGGCCCGAAGCAGAAGGTGAGCCTCGACGAGGTCGTCGACGCGGCGATCGCCCTCGCCGACGACCAGGGTCTGGCTGCCGTGACGATGCGCGCCACCGCCCAGCAGGTCGGGCTCGGGGCGATGACCCTCTACTCCTACGTGCCCAACCGCGACGCGCTCCTGGTGCTGATGGTCGACCAGGTGGTCGGCCGCACCGAGCTGCCGAAGCTGCCCGAGAGCCCGCGCGAGCGTCTCGCGCTGGTCGCCGAGCTCCAGGTCGCCGAGCTACGTGCTCATCCCTGGCTGCTCGACGTCCACGACGTACGCCCCTGGCTCGGCCCCAACATGAGCGACCGTTACGAGTGGCACCTGCACGCCGTCGACGGCCTCGGGCTCAGTGATCTCGAGATGGACCAGACCGTCGCCGTGCTGGTCGGGTTCGCGGCCAGCATCGCCCGCAGCGAGCACGTCAAGCGCCTCGCCGAGCGGGCCACCGGGATGACCGAATCGCAGTGGTGGGAGGCCAACTACGAGACGCTCAACGAGGTCATGGCGGGCAGCGACTATCCGCTGGCAGGCAGGGTCGGTGCCGCGGCCGGCGAGGCCTACCAGGCCGCCTCCGACCCCGCCAGCGAGCTCGACTACGGCCTGGCCCGGATCATCGACGGCGTGCTCGCCCACGCCCGCCCCTGA
- a CDS encoding nitroreductase/quinone reductase family protein, producing MPNNSRPAPPRWLKPMNKVFMTLSRTGLGMKELPVLTVPGRTSGKPRSTPLSVLDLNKERYLLEGFPGADWARNVRAAAGRASLRIGARTEEVHLVEVEDEEALTVLRVWPDRMADGAKIMLDAGVVTDLSPEAFEAVVGRCGVFRIEVVR from the coding sequence ATGCCGAACAACTCGAGACCAGCGCCGCCGCGCTGGCTCAAACCGATGAACAAGGTCTTCATGACGCTGTCGAGGACCGGGCTCGGGATGAAGGAGCTGCCGGTGCTCACCGTGCCCGGCCGCACGAGTGGCAAGCCCCGCAGCACCCCGCTCTCCGTGCTCGACCTCAACAAGGAGCGCTATCTGCTGGAGGGCTTCCCGGGCGCCGACTGGGCGCGCAACGTACGCGCGGCCGCGGGACGCGCGAGCCTCCGGATCGGCGCGCGGACGGAGGAGGTGCACCTGGTCGAGGTGGAGGACGAGGAGGCGCTGACGGTGCTCCGGGTGTGGCCGGACCGGATGGCCGACGGCGCGAAGATCATGCTCGACGCCGGGGTCGTCACCGACCTCTCACCGGAGGCCTTCGAGGCGGTCGTGGGGCGCTGCGGCGTGTTCCGGATCGAGGTGGTCCGATGA
- a CDS encoding ATP-binding cassette domain-containing protein: MTMTPLVARGVRKHYRDTQALDGLDLDVAPGTVHALLGHNGAGKSTAVNVFATLTRPDAGEVRVGGHDAVRHPARVRSTIGLVGQSAALDEALHGRENLVMFGRLHGLSKPDAVRRATELLDAFGLTEAGDRKVSGYSGGMRRRLDIASGLVTRPQILFLDEPTTGLDPRARHEVWAMVRQVVADGTTVLLTTQYLDEADQLAAMVTVLGAGRVIAEGTPSDLKSNLGGDRVIITAAGPDDLTRMAGALGTAAAVDPDRLEVTVEAGPAGGGAAVVETVRTLDAAGIAVDDVLLRRPTLDEVFLHVTAPDDVLDPEGAAR, translated from the coding sequence ATGACCATGACCCCGCTCGTCGCTCGCGGCGTACGCAAGCACTACCGCGACACCCAGGCCCTCGACGGCCTCGATCTCGATGTCGCCCCCGGCACGGTGCACGCCCTGCTCGGCCACAACGGCGCCGGCAAGTCCACCGCGGTCAACGTCTTCGCTACCCTGACCCGACCCGACGCCGGCGAGGTGCGCGTCGGTGGCCACGACGCCGTACGCCACCCCGCCCGGGTGCGCTCCACCATCGGTCTCGTCGGCCAGAGCGCCGCCCTCGACGAGGCCCTCCACGGCCGCGAGAACCTGGTCATGTTCGGCCGTCTGCACGGGCTCTCCAAGCCCGATGCCGTACGCCGCGCCACCGAGCTCCTCGACGCCTTCGGTCTCACCGAGGCCGGCGACCGGAAGGTCTCGGGCTACTCCGGCGGGATGCGACGCCGCCTCGACATCGCGTCGGGGCTGGTGACCCGTCCGCAGATCCTGTTCCTCGACGAGCCGACCACCGGGCTCGACCCGCGTGCTCGACACGAGGTGTGGGCGATGGTGCGCCAGGTGGTCGCCGACGGGACGACCGTGCTGCTGACCACGCAGTATCTCGACGAGGCCGACCAGCTGGCCGCCATGGTCACCGTGCTCGGCGCCGGCCGGGTGATCGCCGAGGGAACTCCCTCCGACCTCAAGAGCAACCTGGGTGGCGACCGGGTGATCATCACCGCCGCCGGCCCCGACGACCTCACCCGGATGGCGGGCGCGCTCGGCACCGCGGCCGCCGTCGACCCCGACCGGCTCGAGGTGACCGTCGAGGCCGGCCCGGCCGGCGGCGGTGCCGCGGTCGTGGAGACCGTACGCACCCTGGACGCCGCCGGCATCGCGGTCGACGACGTGCTGCTGCGCCGACCGACCCTCGACGAGGTGTTCCTCCACGTGACGGCACCCGACGACGTACTCGACCCTGAAGGAGCCGCCCGATGA
- a CDS encoding ABC transporter permease: MTDLTQGVTATLRQTATQTWVITLRDLKHWQREPWGPIFGIAFAIMMLLIFGYLFGGAIEMPGGGTYLPYLLPGVLALTMMFGIDGTMAVVTEDTKRGVTNRFRSLPMSSVAVPLGRAIADLGNSTVQLGVLMVGGLLIGWRIEGSFLAALAAVGLLLWLRLAMLWLGIFLGMTLRMEGALTMVQVLVWPLGFCSSLFVSPETMPGWLGFLAAWNPVSATATAARELFGNPTGITSGLLADHSVLLALGWPAVLLAIFVPLSMRAFRRLG; encoded by the coding sequence ATGACCGATCTCACCCAAGGAGTCACCGCGACCCTGCGGCAGACCGCGACACAGACCTGGGTGATCACCCTCCGCGACCTCAAGCACTGGCAGCGCGAGCCGTGGGGCCCGATCTTCGGGATCGCGTTCGCGATCATGATGCTGCTGATCTTCGGCTACCTGTTCGGCGGCGCGATCGAGATGCCGGGCGGCGGCACCTACCTCCCCTATCTCCTGCCCGGGGTGCTCGCACTGACGATGATGTTCGGCATCGACGGCACCATGGCCGTGGTCACCGAAGACACCAAGCGCGGCGTCACCAACCGGTTCCGCTCGCTGCCGATGAGCAGCGTCGCGGTGCCGCTGGGGCGAGCGATCGCCGATCTGGGCAACTCGACGGTGCAGCTGGGCGTGCTGATGGTCGGCGGGCTGCTCATCGGCTGGCGGATCGAGGGCTCGTTCCTGGCCGCCCTCGCCGCGGTCGGTCTCCTGCTCTGGCTACGGCTGGCGATGCTGTGGCTGGGCATCTTCCTCGGCATGACCCTGCGGATGGAGGGTGCGCTGACGATGGTGCAGGTGCTCGTGTGGCCGTTGGGGTTCTGCTCGAGCCTGTTCGTCTCGCCCGAGACGATGCCGGGCTGGCTCGGCTTCCTTGCCGCTTGGAACCCGGTCTCGGCGACCGCCACCGCCGCTCGTGAGCTCTTCGGCAACCCGACCGGCATCACCTCCGGGCTGCTCGCCGACCACTCGGTGCTCCTCGCCCTGGGGTGGCCCGCGGTGCTGCTGGCGATCTTCGTGCCGCTCTCGATGCGCGCCTTCCGGCGACTGGGCTGA
- a CDS encoding DUF6069 family protein, producing the protein MSTSTYPQATTATDRGQFAARMPVWLVSVTAVVVGAVVTGVYEVAARATGVPFDVAFPGSGVAPAAIPATGLAWAVAELGLVGVILAVCLARFAKRPRSTWKRTTLTLTAISCIPSLIAVTDSYATNIMLVVSHLVAAAVIIPTVAARLAERNPRRG; encoded by the coding sequence ATGAGCACCAGCACCTACCCCCAGGCCACGACCGCCACCGACCGCGGCCAGTTTGCAGCCCGGATGCCGGTCTGGCTCGTCAGCGTCACGGCCGTCGTCGTCGGCGCCGTCGTCACCGGCGTCTACGAGGTCGCCGCCCGTGCGACCGGCGTACCGTTCGACGTCGCCTTCCCGGGCAGCGGTGTGGCGCCTGCCGCGATCCCCGCGACCGGCCTCGCCTGGGCCGTCGCCGAGCTCGGCCTGGTCGGCGTCATCCTCGCCGTCTGCCTGGCCCGCTTCGCGAAGCGGCCCCGGTCGACCTGGAAGCGCACCACGTTGACCCTGACCGCGATCTCCTGCATCCCGAGCCTGATCGCCGTCACGGACTCCTACGCCACCAACATCATGCTGGTGGTCTCCCACCTGGTCGCCGCCGCGGTGATCATCCCCACCGTCGCGGCCCGGCTGGCCGAGCGGAACCCCCGCCGCGGCTGA
- a CDS encoding class I SAM-dependent methyltransferase, translating to MNGPTLRELAVQGLSSVERGYDLLAPKFDATPFRTPDQILAATADALGTHGRFERGLDLCTGTGAGLGFLADLTTAPPTGVDFSAGMLAQARKAHPDADLVRADARALPFDAAYDLVVSFGALGHFLPEERPALFDGIHRALRPGGVFALPLGRAPKPTHPAYWLLSGFDLVMRARNAVWRPKFVMYYRTHPWSALCADLTAAGFVVETTPMPGVGELIVARRPPG from the coding sequence ATGAACGGACCCACCCTTCGGGAGCTCGCCGTCCAGGGGCTGTCGTCGGTCGAGCGTGGGTATGACCTGCTGGCGCCGAAGTTCGACGCCACGCCGTTCCGGACCCCGGACCAGATCCTGGCGGCGACCGCTGATGCGCTCGGGACGCATGGGCGCTTCGAGCGCGGGCTCGATCTGTGCACCGGCACCGGGGCCGGGCTCGGGTTTCTCGCCGACCTGACGACGGCGCCGCCCACCGGGGTCGACTTCAGTGCGGGGATGCTCGCACAGGCGAGGAAAGCTCATCCGGATGCCGACCTGGTGCGGGCGGATGCTCGCGCGCTGCCGTTCGATGCGGCGTACGACCTGGTGGTGAGCTTCGGCGCTCTGGGGCACTTCCTGCCGGAGGAGCGGCCGGCGCTCTTCGACGGCATCCACCGGGCGCTGCGGCCGGGCGGGGTCTTCGCGCTGCCGCTCGGTCGTGCGCCGAAGCCAACGCATCCGGCCTACTGGCTGCTCTCCGGGTTCGACCTGGTGATGCGGGCGCGCAACGCGGTGTGGCGGCCGAAGTTCGTGATGTATTACCGCACCCATCCATGGTCGGCGCTGTGCGCAGATCTGACGGCCGCCGGGTTCGTGGTCGAGACGACGCCGATGCCCGGTGTCGGCGAGCTGATCGTCGCTCGCCGGCCACCGGGCTGA